The bacterium genome includes a window with the following:
- the gpmI gene encoding 2,3-bisphosphoglycerate-independent phosphoglycerate mutase, translating into MSTKRPKPVVLCILDGYGIAPDHEGNAITRAKTPHFDRLVQTYPTMTLAAAGLEVGLARGEMGNSEVGHLNIGTGRVFYQNRPRIDQAILSGAFQENSVFQRAAAHVREHGSRLHIVGLLSPGGIHSHQDHCFALLEVAKQAGVAEIFVHVILDGRDAIHNSGGRFVAALERRMEKVGVGKIASLSGRYYAMDRDHRWDRVALAYHAMVDGEGALATDAGDSIAASYAKRVYDEEFVPTVIVEGGEPIGKIADDDAILFFNFRADRARQLSHAFVDKDFREFERTKVQRLFFGTMMEYEEGLTKEVAFPSEDIPTCLAKVWSDAGLAQLHVAETEKYAHVTFFFNGMREEAYRGEERVLVPSPSVATYDTVPAMAAEKITKRVVQEVAAGAYDVVVVNFANVDMVGHTGKLGPTVKAVEAIDACIGALEHAVLAKGGILVITADHGNAEIVKKLDTGEIDKEHETNPVPFIVCGEQFAGQVNAELESLGGDLSLLQPTGILADVAPTILKIMGMRKPSAMTGQSLL; encoded by the coding sequence ATGTCCACCAAGCGTCCAAAACCTGTCGTCCTCTGCATCCTCGATGGGTACGGCATTGCGCCGGATCACGAGGGAAACGCGATCACGCGGGCGAAGACGCCACACTTTGATCGGCTCGTGCAGACGTACCCGACGATGACGCTCGCTGCGGCCGGTCTCGAGGTGGGGCTTGCACGCGGTGAGATGGGGAACTCCGAGGTGGGGCACCTGAACATCGGAACCGGGCGGGTGTTCTACCAGAATCGCCCCCGTATCGATCAGGCCATCCTCAGCGGCGCGTTTCAGGAGAATTCCGTCTTTCAACGCGCAGCGGCACACGTTCGGGAGCACGGTTCGCGGCTCCACATCGTTGGTCTCCTCTCACCCGGTGGCATTCATAGCCACCAGGATCACTGCTTCGCGCTTCTCGAGGTTGCAAAGCAGGCCGGTGTTGCCGAGATATTTGTCCACGTCATCCTCGACGGGCGTGATGCGATTCATAACAGCGGCGGGCGATTTGTCGCTGCGTTGGAGCGGCGCATGGAGAAGGTCGGTGTGGGGAAGATCGCGTCGCTCTCCGGTCGCTACTACGCCATGGATCGTGATCACCGATGGGATCGCGTTGCGCTCGCGTACCACGCGATGGTGGACGGCGAGGGGGCATTGGCGACCGACGCAGGAGATTCCATCGCGGCGAGCTACGCGAAGCGCGTCTACGACGAGGAGTTCGTCCCGACGGTCATCGTGGAGGGCGGGGAGCCGATCGGGAAGATTGCGGACGACGATGCGATACTGTTCTTCAACTTTCGTGCGGATCGCGCTCGGCAACTCTCACACGCATTTGTAGATAAGGACTTCAGGGAGTTCGAGCGCACGAAGGTCCAGCGGCTCTTCTTTGGGACCATGATGGAGTACGAGGAGGGGCTCACGAAGGAAGTCGCGTTTCCGTCCGAGGACATCCCAACGTGCCTCGCAAAAGTGTGGTCGGATGCCGGCCTCGCGCAGCTCCATGTTGCCGAGACCGAAAAGTACGCGCATGTGACGTTCTTCTTCAATGGGATGCGGGAGGAGGCGTACCGCGGCGAGGAGCGCGTGCTCGTTCCCTCACCGAGCGTTGCGACGTACGATACGGTGCCGGCGATGGCTGCGGAGAAGATCACGAAACGCGTGGTGCAGGAGGTTGCTGCTGGCGCGTACGATGTCGTCGTGGTGAACTTCGCGAACGTCGACATGGTTGGCCATACGGGAAAGCTCGGGCCTACCGTGAAAGCGGTCGAAGCGATCGACGCGTGCATCGGTGCGCTCGAGCACGCGGTCCTCGCGAAGGGTGGTATCCTCGTGATTACCGCGGATCACGGGAACGCGGAGATCGTGAAGAAGCTCGATACCGGCGAGATCGACAAGGAGCACGAGACCAATCCCGTACCGTTCATTGTCTGCGGAGAGCAGTTCGCGGGGCAGGTGAATGCAGAGCTGGAGTCGCTCGGTGGCGACCTCTCGCTCCTCCAGCCCACCGGCATCCTCGCGGATGTTGCACCCACCATCCTCAAGATCATGGGCATGAGAAAACCATCGGCCATGACGGGACAATCGTTGCTGTAG
- the rplI gene encoding 50S ribosomal protein L9: MRVILLKDIPDLGDAGDVVEVEGSHAQDTLFPKHLAISATEEALAEHAAAAEAQRIASEHELGELQQLAEDLDGYELVITASANAEGTLTGAIGIPQIVTRLAAEGRDVAGAWMQLDTPLTEIGEYTVRCAMPHGLEAEFRVIVEAA, translated from the coding sequence ATGCGCGTCATTCTCCTCAAGGACATTCCGGACCTCGGCGATGCGGGTGATGTCGTGGAGGTGGAAGGTAGCCACGCACAGGACACCCTGTTCCCGAAGCACCTCGCGATCTCTGCAACCGAGGAAGCTCTCGCGGAGCATGCTGCCGCGGCGGAGGCGCAGCGCATCGCGAGCGAGCATGAACTTGGCGAACTCCAGCAGCTCGCAGAGGACCTCGACGGGTACGAGCTCGTCATTACCGCGAGCGCGAATGCAGAGGGAACGCTCACGGGAGCGATCGGCATTCCTCAGATTGTCACGCGACTCGCAGCAGAGGGGAGAGATGTAGCAGGAGCGTGGATGCAGCTCGATACGCCGCTCACCGAGATCGGCGAGTACACCGTACGGTGCGCCATGCCGCACGGCCTAGAGGCAGAGTTCCGTGTGATCGTAGAGGCAGCATGA
- a CDS encoding S41 family peptidase, with protein MQITRRHLQALVGIALLVASWWVGYFSGQQRARSELLVGETPTRVVARDQPVPQDVREVDFGLYWEVWSLIDRDYLRRPVDEGERFYGSLAGMVAALHDPYSAFFDPERAKLFREDLSGSLEGIGAEIGIRNDTLTVIAPLAGTPAEAAGLRAGDLIFAVDDAPTMDLTLEEAVARIRGIRGTSVKLFVQTPGDDAPRDVSIVRDVIEIESVVTETRTTPAGNTVAVVRISHFNGDTLERFDMAVRALLGRGDRGIVLDLRNDPGGFLDAAIAVAGEWAERKVIVRERANDGRVQEHRASGLARLQHLPTVVLVNGGSASASEIVAGALQDYAYATIVGEQTFGKGTVQHLTGLRDGSALKLTIAEWLTPSGMSIEERGITPDIVVPDAEDDAEAGSDPQLERALMELDALRVE; from the coding sequence ATGCAGATCACACGACGACACCTCCAAGCACTCGTCGGCATCGCGCTCCTTGTTGCGAGCTGGTGGGTGGGGTACTTCTCCGGCCAACAGCGCGCGCGGAGCGAGTTGCTCGTTGGCGAGACGCCGACGCGCGTTGTCGCGCGCGACCAACCGGTCCCGCAGGACGTGCGGGAGGTGGATTTTGGGTTGTACTGGGAGGTGTGGTCGCTCATTGACCGCGACTACCTCCGCCGTCCCGTGGATGAGGGTGAACGCTTCTACGGGTCCCTCGCCGGCATGGTCGCCGCGCTCCACGATCCGTACTCCGCATTTTTCGATCCCGAGCGCGCGAAGCTCTTCCGCGAGGACCTCTCCGGATCGCTCGAGGGCATCGGCGCGGAGATCGGCATCCGCAACGACACGCTCACGGTCATCGCGCCACTCGCCGGAACGCCGGCGGAGGCGGCGGGATTGCGGGCGGGCGACCTCATTTTCGCCGTTGACGATGCGCCGACGATGGATTTGACGCTCGAGGAGGCCGTCGCGCGCATTCGCGGCATACGCGGGACCTCCGTGAAACTCTTCGTTCAGACCCCCGGGGACGACGCACCGCGGGATGTTTCCATCGTCCGTGATGTCATCGAGATCGAGAGCGTTGTCACGGAGACACGCACGACACCGGCTGGCAACACCGTTGCCGTCGTGCGCATCTCGCACTTCAACGGCGACACACTCGAGCGGTTTGACATGGCGGTGCGCGCACTCCTCGGACGCGGTGATCGCGGCATCGTCCTCGATCTCCGGAATGATCCCGGCGGGTTCCTTGATGCGGCCATCGCCGTGGCGGGGGAGTGGGCCGAGCGCAAGGTCATCGTGCGCGAGCGGGCGAATGACGGCCGCGTGCAGGAGCATCGCGCGAGTGGACTCGCACGACTCCAGCACCTCCCGACGGTCGTGCTCGTGAACGGTGGCAGCGCGTCGGCGTCGGAGATCGTCGCTGGTGCGCTCCAGGACTACGCGTACGCAACGATCGTCGGGGAACAGACCTTTGGCAAGGGCACGGTGCAGCACCTCACCGGTCTGCGTGACGGCTCTGCGCTCAAGCTCACGATCGCGGAGTGGCTCACGCCGTCCGGCATGTCCATTGAGGAGCGTGGCATCACGCCGGATATCGTGGTACCAGATGCGGAAGACGATGCGGAGGCGGGGAGTGACCCGCAACTCGAGCGGGCACTCATGGAACTCGATGCGTTGCGTGTGGAATAA
- the murA gene encoding UDP-N-acetylglucosamine 1-carboxyvinyltransferase, with amino-acid sequence MYPDPLFSITGPSTIHGSIAVAGAKNEALKLFAAALLADAPVTVRRTPDIEDVRRMVEMVRALGATVTGGPHEYTIDAASLAVAELPEALMGKLRAGLVLIGPLLHRFGKTVVSLPGGDVIGRRPIDFFIDGFRAFGVTVDEQPNAVRFTIVPSRIGASHYTFPFVSVTGTEALLLYAVRAPGMTTLENVAMEPEVVALGEFLNACGARIDGLGTPTLRIDGVDRLAGGIVTCIPDRIEAVTFAAFVATCGGSLEITDCDPAHLRVPIAYLRAMGAVIEEGTTSLRVTVDGPLRSVSFRTHEYPGMATDFQPPLTVALTQASGVALVHETIYEGRLFYVDRLNRMGANIILCDPHRCVVAGPQRLYAAVLGSPDIRAGIALVIAAAAAEGTSTIHNVYQVDRGFERIEARLRAIGVRIERREGGTQS; translated from the coding sequence ATGTATCCCGATCCATTGTTCTCGATCACTGGACCGTCCACCATCCACGGTTCGATTGCTGTTGCCGGAGCGAAGAACGAAGCGTTGAAGCTCTTTGCCGCCGCCCTCCTTGCGGACGCACCCGTGACGGTGCGCCGCACGCCGGACATCGAGGACGTCCGACGGATGGTAGAGATGGTGCGCGCGCTCGGCGCGACGGTGACGGGGGGTCCTCACGAGTATACCATTGATGCCGCGTCGCTCGCAGTTGCCGAGCTGCCGGAGGCACTCATGGGGAAACTCCGGGCTGGTCTCGTACTCATCGGCCCGCTCCTCCATCGTTTTGGCAAAACCGTCGTGTCACTCCCTGGCGGCGATGTCATCGGGCGACGCCCCATTGATTTTTTCATTGACGGTTTTCGGGCATTCGGTGTGACGGTAGATGAGCAGCCGAATGCGGTGCGGTTCACCATCGTACCATCGCGCATCGGTGCATCGCACTACACATTCCCATTCGTCAGCGTCACGGGGACCGAGGCGCTCCTGCTCTACGCGGTGCGCGCCCCCGGGATGACGACCCTTGAGAACGTCGCGATGGAGCCGGAGGTCGTCGCGCTTGGCGAGTTCCTCAATGCGTGCGGCGCGCGCATTGACGGGCTTGGGACGCCGACGTTGCGCATTGATGGCGTGGATCGGCTCGCCGGTGGGATTGTCACGTGCATTCCGGATCGCATCGAGGCCGTGACGTTCGCGGCGTTCGTCGCAACGTGCGGTGGATCTCTCGAGATCACCGATTGTGATCCTGCACACCTCCGCGTGCCGATCGCGTACCTCCGTGCCATGGGGGCAGTCATCGAGGAGGGTACAACATCGCTACGGGTGACGGTGGATGGACCACTGCGCTCCGTGTCGTTTCGGACGCACGAGTACCCGGGCATGGCAACGGACTTCCAGCCGCCGCTCACCGTCGCGCTCACCCAGGCATCCGGCGTTGCGCTCGTGCACGAGACGATCTACGAGGGCCGACTCTTCTACGTGGATCGTCTGAATAGGATGGGCGCGAACATTATTCTCTGTGATCCGCATCGCTGCGTCGTCGCGGGGCCGCAGCGTCTGTACGCGGCAGTTCTCGGCTCACCGGATATCCGCGCCGGAATCGCACTCGTCATCGCCGCCGCAGCGGCTGAGGGTACGAGCACCATCCACAACGTGTACCAAGTGGATCGCGGGTTCGAGCGCATTGAAGCGCGACTGCGCGCGATCGGCGTGCGCATCGAGCGACGCGAGGGCGGCACTCAGTCGTAG